Proteins co-encoded in one Metabacillus sp. KUDC1714 genomic window:
- a CDS encoding YkyA family protein, whose protein sequence is MFTNKKSTFLNVSLLAFTLLIFLSGCMGPSPEENIYSTLEKVVTLEDTFKDQQQPLLELEKKESDLYNEIMNLGMKEFEKVVALSKEALTLIDERESKIEAEYDSIISSKKEFAAVNEEIEKIDDEKLKEKVKDLKAKMEDRYTSYESLYNTYKTSISLDKELYIMLQKEDLTLESLEAQITKVNDSYKKVMEENEKFNKLTEEYNELKIDFYKNAELNVEEVNS, encoded by the coding sequence TTGTTTACTAATAAAAAAAGCACTTTTTTAAATGTTAGTTTGTTAGCTTTTACTCTATTAATCTTTCTTTCTGGCTGTATGGGACCTTCTCCAGAAGAAAATATTTATTCTACACTAGAAAAAGTAGTGACACTGGAGGATACCTTTAAAGATCAACAGCAGCCCCTTTTAGAGCTAGAGAAGAAAGAATCAGATCTTTATAATGAGATCATGAACCTTGGAATGAAAGAATTCGAAAAGGTAGTGGCACTATCTAAAGAAGCACTTACTCTTATAGATGAACGTGAATCAAAAATTGAGGCTGAATATGACAGTATTATCTCCTCAAAGAAAGAGTTTGCTGCAGTAAATGAAGAAATAGAAAAAATCGATGACGAAAAGCTAAAAGAAAAAGTTAAAGATCTAAAAGCTAAAATGGAGGATCGTTACACTTCCTATGAAAGTTTATATAACACATATAAAACGTCAATTTCACTTGATAAGGAATTATATATAATGCTTCAAAAAGAGGACTTAACACTTGAAAGCCTTGAAGCGCAAATAACGAAGGTCAATGATTCATATAAGAAAGTAATGGAAGAAAATGAAAAATTCAATAAATTAACTGAGGAATATAATGAGTTAAAAATAGACTTCTATAAAAATGCTGAGTTAAATGTTGAAGAAGTGAATAGTTAG
- the pdhA gene encoding pyruvate dehydrogenase (acetyl-transferring) E1 component subunit alpha, with amino-acid sequence MAAKTKSTVVDSKKQFEAISKQFETFQILNEEGKVVNESAMPDITDEQLKELMRRMVYTRILDQRSISLNRQGRLGFYAPTAGQEASQIASQYALEKEDWILPGYRDVPQIIWHGLPLYQAFLFSRGHFHGNQMPEGVNCLSPQIIIGAQYIQTAGVALGLKKKGKQAVAITYTGDGGASQGDFYEGINFAGAYKAPAIFVVQNNRYAISTPVEKQSAAQTIAQKAVAAGIVGVQVDGMDPLAVYAAVRDARERAINGEGPTLIETLTFRYGPHTMAGDDPTRYRTKETENEWEAKDPLVRFRLYLEAKGIWNEEEENKTIEQAKEDIKEAIQKADKYPKQKVTDLMEIMYEEMPYNLKEQYEIYKAKESK; translated from the coding sequence ATGGCTGCAAAAACAAAAAGCACTGTTGTTGACAGTAAGAAACAGTTTGAAGCTATTTCTAAGCAGTTCGAAACATTCCAAATTTTAAATGAAGAAGGTAAAGTCGTTAATGAATCGGCTATGCCAGACATTACTGATGAGCAATTAAAAGAACTTATGCGCCGAATGGTTTATACACGTATTTTGGACCAACGTTCAATTTCTTTAAACCGTCAAGGTCGTTTAGGATTCTATGCTCCAACCGCAGGTCAAGAGGCTTCTCAAATTGCTTCTCAATATGCTTTGGAAAAAGAAGATTGGATTTTACCTGGTTACCGTGATGTACCACAAATTATCTGGCATGGACTTCCTTTGTACCAAGCATTCTTGTTCTCACGTGGACATTTCCATGGAAACCAAATGCCTGAAGGTGTAAATTGCCTATCACCTCAAATCATTATCGGTGCACAATACATTCAAACAGCAGGTGTTGCTCTTGGTCTTAAGAAGAAGGGTAAACAAGCTGTTGCAATCACATATACAGGTGATGGCGGAGCTTCTCAAGGTGACTTCTATGAAGGCATTAACTTTGCTGGTGCATATAAAGCTCCTGCAATTTTCGTTGTTCAAAATAACCGCTATGCAATCTCAACACCGGTTGAAAAACAATCTGCAGCACAAACAATTGCTCAAAAAGCAGTTGCAGCAGGTATTGTAGGTGTACAAGTTGATGGTATGGATCCATTAGCAGTTTATGCAGCTGTTCGCGACGCTAGAGAACGCGCTATTAATGGTGAAGGTCCAACATTGATTGAAACATTAACATTCCGTTATGGTCCTCACACAATGGCTGGAGATGATCCAACTCGTTATCGTACAAAAGAAACAGAAAACGAGTGGGAAGCAAAAGACCCATTAGTTCGCTTCCGTCTTTACCTTGAGGCAAAAGGCATCTGGAACGAAGAGGAAGAAAATAAAACAATAGAACAAGCAAAAGAAGATATTAAAGAAGCAATTCAAAAAGCGGATAAATATCCAAAACAAAAGGTTACGGACTTGATGGAAATCATGTACGAAGAAATGCCTTATAATTTAAAAGAGCAATATGAAATTTACAAAGCAAAGGAGTCGAAATAA
- a CDS encoding alpha-ketoacid dehydrogenase subunit beta, with protein sequence MAQMTMIQAITDALRTELKNDENVLVYGEDVGVNGGVFRATEGLQKEFGEDRVFDTPLAESGIGGLTVGFSLTGFRPVMEIQFFGFVYEVMDSLSGQLARMRYRSGGHWTAPVTIRSPFGGFVHTPELHADSLEGLVAQQPGLKVVIPSTPYDAKGLLISAIRDNDPVVFLEHMKLYRSFRQEVPEEEYTIEIGKADVKREGTDLSIITYGAMVHESLKAADELEKEGVSVEVVDLRTISPLDIETIIASVEKTGRVVVVQEAQKQAGIAANVVAEITERAILSLEAPVLRVSAPDTVYAFTEAENVWLPIYKDIIETAKKVVNF encoded by the coding sequence ATGGCACAAATGACAATGATACAAGCCATCACTGATGCATTACGCACAGAATTAAAAAATGATGAAAACGTCCTCGTATACGGAGAAGACGTTGGCGTAAACGGTGGCGTATTCCGTGCAACGGAAGGACTTCAAAAAGAATTCGGCGAAGATCGCGTATTTGATACTCCTCTTGCAGAGTCTGGTATTGGTGGTCTTACAGTTGGTTTTAGTTTAACTGGATTCCGTCCAGTAATGGAGATTCAATTCTTCGGTTTCGTTTACGAAGTAATGGATTCATTAAGTGGTCAATTAGCACGTATGCGCTATCGTTCTGGTGGACATTGGACAGCACCAGTAACAATTCGTTCTCCGTTTGGTGGATTCGTACATACGCCAGAACTTCACGCTGACAGCTTAGAAGGTCTTGTCGCACAACAACCAGGGTTAAAAGTGGTTATTCCTTCAACTCCTTATGATGCAAAAGGACTTTTAATTTCTGCTATTCGTGATAATGATCCAGTTGTCTTTTTAGAGCATATGAAATTATACCGCTCATTCCGTCAAGAAGTACCTGAAGAAGAGTACACGATTGAAATTGGTAAAGCAGATGTAAAACGTGAAGGAACAGATTTATCAATCATCACTTACGGTGCAATGGTTCATGAATCACTAAAAGCTGCTGATGAATTAGAAAAAGAAGGGGTATCTGTAGAAGTTGTTGACCTTCGTACAATCAGCCCATTAGATATTGAAACGATTATTGCCTCAGTTGAAAAAACTGGCCGTGTAGTTGTTGTCCAAGAGGCACAAAAACAAGCGGGGATAGCGGCAAACGTTGTAGCTGAAATTACTGAGCGTGCAATTTTAAGCTTAGAAGCACCAGTACTTCGCGTATCAGCACCTGACACTGTTTATGCGTTTACTGAAGCTGAGAATGTTTGGTTACCAATTTACAAAGATATTATTGAGACTGCTAAAAAAGTAGTTAATTTCTAA
- a CDS encoding dihydrolipoamide acetyltransferase family protein, with amino-acid sequence MAFEFKLPDIGEGIHEGEIVKWFVKPGDKVEEDDVLAEVQNDKAVVEIPSPVKGTVTEVNVDEGTVATVGQTIITFDAPGYEDLKFKGDHGDEEPKKEEKTEAQVQATAEAGQDVKKEEVEIDPSKRVIAMPSVRKYARDKDIDIRQVSGSGKNGRVLKEDVDTFVQGGGVATTPAAAEEAPAAKEEKQAKPAAIAIPEGELPETREKMSPIRKAIAKAMVNSKHTAPHVTLMDEIDVTNLVAHRKQFKNVAAEQGIKLTYLPYVVKALTSALKKYPVLNTSLDDKTEEVVQKHYYNIGIAADTEKGLLVPVVKNAERKSVFEISDEINGLATKARDGKLAPNEMKGASCTISNIGSAGGQWFTPVINHPEVAILGIGRIAEKPVVRDGEIVVAPVLALSLSFDHRMIDGATAQNALNHIKRLLNDPQLILMEA; translated from the coding sequence TTGGCATTCGAATTTAAACTGCCTGATATCGGTGAAGGTATCCATGAAGGTGAAATTGTTAAATGGTTTGTTAAACCAGGTGACAAAGTTGAAGAAGATGATGTTCTAGCAGAAGTACAAAATGATAAAGCGGTTGTTGAAATTCCCTCACCTGTTAAAGGTACTGTTACTGAGGTAAACGTTGATGAAGGTACGGTAGCTACTGTTGGACAAACAATCATTACGTTCGATGCACCAGGCTATGAGGACTTGAAATTTAAAGGTGATCACGGTGATGAAGAGCCTAAAAAAGAGGAAAAAACAGAAGCACAAGTTCAAGCAACTGCTGAAGCTGGTCAAGACGTGAAAAAAGAGGAAGTTGAAATAGATCCGTCTAAACGTGTGATCGCAATGCCATCTGTACGCAAATATGCTCGTGATAAAGATATTGATATCCGTCAAGTATCTGGCAGCGGCAAAAACGGTCGTGTATTAAAAGAAGATGTAGACACGTTCGTTCAAGGCGGAGGTGTAGCAACTACCCCTGCTGCAGCTGAAGAAGCACCTGCAGCTAAAGAAGAAAAACAAGCGAAACCAGCAGCTATTGCGATTCCTGAAGGTGAATTACCAGAAACTCGTGAAAAAATGAGTCCAATCCGTAAAGCAATTGCAAAAGCAATGGTTAACTCAAAACATACAGCACCACACGTTACATTAATGGATGAAATTGATGTAACAAACCTAGTTGCTCACAGAAAACAATTTAAAAATGTTGCAGCGGAGCAAGGTATTAAGTTAACATATTTACCGTACGTAGTGAAAGCTCTTACTTCTGCACTGAAAAAGTATCCTGTTCTGAATACTTCACTTGATGATAAAACAGAAGAAGTTGTTCAAAAGCATTATTACAATATCGGTATTGCTGCCGACACTGAAAAAGGTCTGCTTGTACCTGTTGTTAAAAATGCGGAGCGTAAGTCTGTTTTTGAAATTTCGGATGAAATTAATGGACTTGCTACTAAAGCGCGTGATGGTAAGCTTGCTCCAAATGAAATGAAAGGTGCATCTTGCACGATTTCAAACATTGGATCTGCTGGTGGTCAGTGGTTCACTCCAGTAATCAACCATCCTGAAGTTGCAATTTTAGGTATTGGACGTATTGCAGAAAAACCTGTAGTTCGTGATGGAGAGATTGTAGTAGCTCCGGTTCTAGCTTTATCATTAAGCTTTGACCACAGAATGATCGATGGTGCTACTGCACAAAATGCTCTTAACCACATCAAGCGTTTACTTAATGATCCACAATTAATTTTAATGGAGGCGTAA
- the lpdA gene encoding dihydrolipoyl dehydrogenase: protein MVVGDFPIETDTLVIGAGPGGYVAAIRAAQLGQKVTVVEKGTLGGVCLNVGCIPSKALISAGHRYETAKHSEDMGIKAENVTVDFSKVQEFKQGVVKKLTGGVAGLLKGNKVDVVYGEAYFVDNETVKVMDETSSQTYKFKNAIIATGSRPVEIPVFKYSNRVIDSTGALNLQEIPKKLVVIGGGVIGIELGSVYANFGTEVTFIEAADDILVGFEKQMTALVKRGLKKKGVEIHTKASAKSVEESETGVKVTFEVKGEEQTIEADYLLVSVGRRPNTDELGLEQVGVEMTDRGIIKIDKQCRTNISNIYAIGDIVEGPQLAHKASYEGKIAAEAIAGEKAEIDYLGIPAVVFSEPELATVGYTEAGAKEDGIEIIAAKFPFAANGRALSLNDTDGFLKLVTRKEDGLVIGAQIAGPSASDMVSELSLAIEAGMTAEDIAMTIHAHPTLGEITMEAAEVAIGSPIHIVK from the coding sequence ATGGTAGTTGGAGATTTCCCAATTGAAACAGATACTCTTGTCATCGGAGCAGGTCCAGGCGGATACGTTGCAGCGATCCGCGCTGCTCAATTAGGACAAAAGGTAACAGTAGTTGAAAAAGGTACATTAGGAGGCGTTTGCTTAAACGTAGGCTGTATTCCTTCTAAAGCATTAATTTCTGCAGGTCACCGTTATGAAACAGCTAAGCACTCTGAAGATATGGGTATCAAAGCTGAAAACGTGACAGTTGATTTCTCAAAAGTACAAGAGTTTAAACAAGGTGTTGTGAAAAAATTAACTGGCGGTGTAGCTGGATTACTTAAAGGTAATAAAGTTGACGTTGTTTATGGTGAAGCATATTTTGTTGATAACGAAACGGTAAAAGTAATGGATGAAACATCTTCACAAACATATAAGTTTAAAAATGCGATTATCGCAACTGGTTCACGTCCAGTTGAAATTCCAGTATTCAAATACTCTAACCGTGTAATTGATTCGACTGGTGCATTAAATCTTCAAGAAATTCCTAAAAAGCTTGTTGTAATCGGTGGAGGAGTAATCGGAATTGAGCTTGGTTCTGTTTATGCTAATTTCGGTACTGAAGTAACTTTCATTGAAGCAGCTGATGACATTTTAGTAGGATTTGAGAAGCAAATGACAGCATTGGTTAAACGTGGTCTTAAGAAAAAAGGTGTTGAAATTCACACTAAAGCTTCAGCAAAAAGTGTTGAAGAAAGTGAAACAGGCGTAAAAGTAACATTTGAAGTAAAAGGTGAAGAGCAAACAATTGAAGCTGATTACTTGTTAGTTTCTGTTGGACGTCGTCCAAACACAGATGAGCTTGGTTTAGAGCAAGTTGGTGTTGAAATGACCGATAGAGGTATCATCAAAATCGACAAGCAATGCCGCACAAATATATCAAACATTTATGCGATCGGTGATATTGTTGAAGGTCCTCAATTAGCACATAAAGCTTCTTATGAAGGGAAAATTGCTGCAGAGGCAATTGCTGGAGAAAAAGCTGAAATCGATTATTTAGGTATTCCAGCTGTTGTATTCTCTGAGCCAGAGCTTGCAACTGTTGGTTATACAGAAGCAGGAGCTAAAGAAGATGGCATTGAGATAATCGCTGCTAAGTTCCCATTTGCTGCAAATGGTCGTGCATTATCACTAAATGACACGGATGGCTTCTTAAAGCTTGTAACTCGTAAAGAGGATGGATTAGTTATTGGTGCACAAATTGCTGGACCAAGTGCTTCAGATATGGTTTCTGAATTAAGTTTAGCGATTGAAGCTGGAATGACAGCGGAGGACATTGCAATGACGATTCATGCTCACCCAACATTAGGTGAGATCACAATGGAAGCTGCAGAAGTAGCGATTGGTAGTCCAATTCATATTGTGAAGTAA
- a CDS encoding glycine betaine uptake BCCT transporter, whose protein sequence is MKKLTPVFIISVIVTSLFIIWGLIPKRFLPNGNISDVTTAIQAFIIEKFGWFYLLTATFFLIFAISLIFSKYGNVKLGKDTDEPEFSYLSWFAMLFSAGMGIGLVFWGVSEPIFHYSAPPTGNGFTDQSGRDALRYSFFHWGLHPWAIYSTIALALAYFTFRKEQNGVVSNILRPILGDKVDGKTGILINFIAVFATVFGVATSLGFGAAQIAGGISYLIEGIENNFITQLIIILIVTVLFMLSAQTGLDKGIRYLSNLNVILAISLMLFLLFAGPTNFIMDLFTTSLGSYLQNLPSMSFKMTPFQRDNTWVQDWTIFYWAWWISWAPFVGTFIARISRGRTIREFIIGVLAVPTVFGALWFSVFGGSAIYLDYLQNLPITEIVNEQGQEVALFAVLDHFPLGTLMSIIAIFLISCFFITSADSATFVLGMQTTNGMLNPPKKITFIWGIIQSASAAILLAAGGLEALQTTAVIAALPFAVIMILMVFSLIKSLQEEKKLTK, encoded by the coding sequence ATGAAGAAGTTGACCCCTGTATTTATTATATCAGTAATTGTAACCTCACTATTTATCATTTGGGGATTAATTCCTAAGAGGTTTTTACCTAATGGAAACATTAGTGACGTTACAACAGCAATACAAGCTTTTATTATAGAAAAGTTCGGTTGGTTCTATCTTTTAACCGCAACTTTTTTCCTCATTTTTGCCATCAGCTTAATTTTTTCAAAATATGGTAATGTTAAATTAGGAAAGGACACTGATGAACCAGAGTTCTCATACTTATCATGGTTTGCTATGCTATTCAGTGCAGGTATGGGAATCGGGCTTGTGTTTTGGGGTGTTTCTGAGCCTATCTTTCATTATAGCGCGCCACCCACTGGTAATGGCTTTACAGATCAATCGGGACGCGATGCACTTAGATATTCCTTCTTTCACTGGGGATTACATCCTTGGGCAATCTACTCAACAATTGCTTTAGCTCTAGCCTATTTTACATTTAGAAAAGAGCAAAACGGAGTAGTTAGTAATATTTTACGGCCAATTTTAGGTGACAAAGTTGATGGTAAAACAGGTATTTTAATTAATTTCATTGCTGTTTTTGCTACTGTTTTCGGGGTTGCGACATCACTTGGCTTTGGAGCTGCTCAAATTGCTGGTGGTATTTCCTATCTTATAGAAGGAATCGAAAATAATTTTATAACACAATTAATTATTATCTTAATTGTGACTGTATTATTTATGCTTTCAGCACAAACTGGACTTGATAAAGGAATTAGATACTTAAGCAATCTTAACGTGATATTAGCTATTTCCTTAATGTTATTTTTACTTTTCGCAGGTCCTACAAATTTTATTATGGATCTTTTTACAACATCATTAGGAAGCTATCTACAAAACCTTCCTTCAATGAGTTTTAAAATGACACCCTTTCAAAGGGATAATACATGGGTTCAAGACTGGACAATCTTTTACTGGGCTTGGTGGATTTCGTGGGCACCCTTTGTTGGCACATTTATTGCACGTATCTCAAGAGGACGTACTATCCGTGAGTTTATAATCGGAGTGTTAGCTGTTCCCACTGTCTTTGGAGCACTTTGGTTCTCGGTGTTTGGAGGCTCTGCAATTTATTTAGATTATTTACAAAATTTACCCATTACTGAAATCGTGAACGAACAAGGGCAAGAGGTTGCATTGTTTGCAGTCCTTGACCATTTTCCACTAGGAACTTTAATGTCGATTATTGCTATCTTCTTAATTAGCTGCTTTTTCATTACTTCTGCAGATTCTGCAACATTTGTTCTTGGCATGCAGACAACAAATGGAATGCTAAATCCACCGAAAAAAATTACATTTATTTGGGGTATAATCCAATCTGCGTCAGCAGCCATTCTGTTAGCAGCTGGTGGTCTTGAAGCACTCCAAACAACAGCTGTAATTGCTGCTCTACCGTTTGCGGTCATAATGATATTAATGGTTTTTTCATTGATAAAATCATTACAAGAGGAAAAGAAGCTTACAAAATAA
- a CDS encoding polysaccharide deacetylase family protein, with protein MLKKRNLVTLLLSVLLLLSGCAIEKVNKDSENEIKLEDVTDKMEDTAKSVDGKVIDVAKPVELETLYELNDVNWTVNPINEDTEERVVLLTIDDAPDKYSLEMAKTLKKLNVKAIFFVNGHFIQTDEKKKMLKEIYDLGFQIGNHTMTHRNLKDLTEEQQYTEIMELNSQIEKIIGEKPRFFRAPFGSNTDYSKKLVAKEGMLLMNWTYGYDWEKEYMNKDALVEIMVNTSLLTNGANLLMHDREWTNAALEGIVNRLKEKGYKMVDPASIK; from the coding sequence ATGCTAAAGAAACGAAATCTAGTAACTTTACTACTTTCAGTTTTACTCCTTCTTTCAGGATGTGCTATTGAAAAGGTTAACAAAGATTCTGAAAATGAAATAAAGCTAGAAGATGTTACTGACAAAATGGAGGATACAGCAAAGTCCGTTGATGGGAAAGTAATAGATGTGGCAAAACCTGTCGAGTTGGAAACATTATACGAACTAAATGATGTAAATTGGACAGTCAATCCAATAAATGAGGATACTGAGGAACGAGTTGTTTTACTTACTATCGATGATGCACCTGATAAATATTCATTAGAAATGGCAAAAACTTTAAAAAAATTAAATGTTAAAGCGATTTTTTTTGTAAATGGACATTTTATTCAAACGGATGAAAAAAAGAAAATGTTAAAAGAAATCTATGATCTTGGTTTTCAAATTGGTAATCATACAATGACACATCGTAATTTGAAGGATTTAACCGAAGAGCAGCAATATACAGAAATTATGGAGTTGAACTCCCAAATTGAGAAAATTATTGGAGAAAAACCAAGGTTTTTTCGTGCTCCATTCGGCAGCAATACAGACTATAGTAAAAAGTTAGTAGCGAAAGAAGGTATGCTCTTAATGAACTGGACTTATGGGTATGACTGGGAAAAGGAATATATGAATAAAGATGCCTTGGTTGAGATAATGGTGAATACTTCGCTATTAACAAATGGAGCAAACCTTCTTATGCACGACAGAGAATGGACAAATGCGGCCCTTGAAGGGATTGTTAATAGGTTAAAAGAAAAAGGATATAAAATGGTTGATCCCGCTTCTATAAAGTGA
- a CDS encoding GapA-binding peptide SR1P, whose protein sequence is MGTIICQNCNSTIGHIEVEKVTTLYGKCNHHNCCKEDQKINVVEVK, encoded by the coding sequence ATGGGAACAATCATTTGTCAAAACTGCAACTCTACTATCGGTCATATTGAGGTAGAAAAAGTGACAACATTATATGGTAAATGTAATCATCATAATTGCTGCAAAGAAGATCAGAAAATAAATGTTGTCGAGGTCAAATAA
- a CDS encoding aminotransferase class I/II-fold pyridoxal phosphate-dependent enzyme: MSQKETPLFTGLIEHAKKNPIQFHIPGHKKGAGIDPEFRSFIGDNALSIDLINIGPLDDLHAPKGMIKKAQELAAEAFGADYTFFSVQGTSGAIMTMVMAVCGPGDKIIVPRNVHKSVMTAIVFSGAIPIFIHPEIDKNLGISHGITNDAVEKALEQHPDAKGVLVINPTYFGISADLKEIVEIAHSYNVPVLVDEAHGVHIHFHEELPLSAMQAGADMAATSVHKLGGSMTQSSVLNVRGSLVSPQRVQSILSMMTTTSTSYLLLASLDVARKRLATEGRELIDKTIELANYTRDKINAIENIYCIGKEILGTKATFDYDPTKLIIPVYELGLTGYDVEKWLREKYQIEVELSDLYNILCIITPGDTKNDVDTLIKALQELSSEFQLKKDDQDVKARILLPDIPVLALTPRDAFYAETEIVPFNESAGRIIAEFIMVYPPGIPIFIPGEIVTDDNLAYVTKNLEVGLPVQGPEDPTLNTIRVIKEHRAIR, from the coding sequence TTGTCACAAAAAGAAACACCGTTGTTCACAGGTTTAATTGAACATGCAAAAAAAAATCCAATTCAATTTCATATTCCTGGTCATAAGAAAGGTGCGGGAATTGATCCTGAATTTAGAAGCTTTATCGGCGATAATGCTTTATCAATTGATTTAATTAATATTGGGCCATTAGATGACCTTCATGCCCCAAAAGGGATGATCAAGAAAGCTCAAGAGCTTGCTGCAGAGGCATTTGGAGCGGATTATACATTTTTTTCTGTACAAGGGACAAGTGGAGCGATCATGACAATGGTTATGGCTGTTTGCGGACCAGGAGATAAAATTATTGTACCTCGCAATGTTCATAAATCAGTTATGACTGCGATTGTTTTTTCAGGAGCAATACCAATTTTCATACATCCTGAAATTGATAAGAACTTAGGTATCTCACATGGAATTACAAATGATGCGGTAGAAAAGGCTCTTGAACAGCATCCCGATGCTAAAGGTGTACTTGTTATTAATCCTACTTATTTCGGAATTTCTGCTGATCTAAAAGAAATTGTTGAAATCGCTCATTCCTACAATGTTCCAGTTTTGGTAGATGAAGCACATGGGGTCCATATTCATTTCCATGAGGAATTGCCTTTAAGCGCAATGCAGGCTGGTGCAGATATGGCTGCGACAAGTGTCCATAAGCTTGGCGGATCGATGACACAAAGTTCTGTGTTAAATGTTAGAGGTTCTTTAGTGTCACCTCAGCGGGTACAATCGATATTAAGTATGATGACAACTACATCTACTTCTTATTTATTATTAGCATCACTTGACGTAGCTAGGAAGCGTTTAGCTACAGAGGGACGTGAATTAATCGATAAGACAATTGAGTTAGCTAATTATACGCGTGATAAAATTAATGCAATCGAAAATATTTATTGTATTGGCAAAGAAATTTTAGGAACAAAAGCAACCTTTGATTATGACCCTACAAAATTAATTATTCCAGTTTATGAACTAGGTTTAACGGGATATGACGTCGAAAAATGGCTTCGTGAAAAATACCAAATCGAAGTGGAATTATCTGACTTATATAATATTTTATGTATTATTACACCTGGCGATACGAAGAATGATGTAGATACCCTTATTAAAGCCCTCCAGGAGCTCTCTAGTGAGTTCCAATTAAAAAAGGATGATCAAGACGTTAAGGCTCGTATTTTACTGCCTGATATACCTGTATTAGCTCTAACACCAAGGGATGCATTTTACGCTGAGACTGAAATCGTCCCTTTTAACGAATCTGCAGGTAGAATCATCGCTGAATTTATAATGGTATACCCACCAGGAATCCCAATCTTTATTCCTGGTGAGATTGTAACTGATGATAATTTAGCATATGTTACGAAAAATCTTGAAGTAGGGTTACCAGTACAAGGACCTGAAGATCCAACTTTAAATACAATTCGCGTGATTAAAGAACACCGTGCAATTCGATAA
- a CDS encoding NAD(P)H-dependent flavin oxidoreductase has translation MDWKSRVTDILNIQYPIVQGGLAYLAYSELAAAVSNAGGLGQITAMSLGAPDALKAEIKKLREKTSKPFGVNFAIGQHGRGYEELVEVAIEEKVPVISMTGGNPAPIFDMLKGVDVMKLVLVAAKRQAIKAEELGADAVMVVGQEGGGHLGRSDVGTLVLIPQVVDAVSIPVIASGGIGDGRGLMAALSLGAEGIEMGTRFIATKECVHAHQVYKQALVECDENDTVVIKKSIGAPARAIANKWTDQILEIEKDSGGYEDLKNYISGVANKRYIYDGKIDEGFAWAGQVIGLISDVPSVNDLIAKMIIEAEAIRREWK, from the coding sequence ATGGATTGGAAATCAAGAGTAACTGATATTTTAAATATCCAATATCCAATTGTACAAGGAGGTCTGGCTTATTTAGCATATTCTGAATTAGCAGCTGCTGTCTCAAATGCAGGAGGTTTAGGTCAAATTACGGCAATGTCATTAGGAGCGCCAGATGCATTAAAAGCAGAAATAAAAAAACTCCGAGAAAAAACCTCTAAGCCATTCGGTGTAAACTTTGCAATAGGTCAACATGGACGGGGGTATGAAGAGCTTGTTGAGGTGGCCATTGAAGAAAAGGTTCCAGTCATCTCAATGACGGGTGGCAATCCTGCACCAATTTTTGATATGTTAAAAGGTGTGGATGTAATGAAACTTGTCTTAGTTGCTGCAAAGCGGCAAGCTATAAAGGCTGAAGAGCTAGGTGCAGATGCTGTAATGGTTGTCGGTCAGGAAGGTGGGGGTCACTTAGGAAGAAGCGATGTCGGGACGTTGGTGTTAATTCCTCAAGTTGTAGATGCTGTATCTATACCTGTCATAGCATCTGGTGGTATTGGTGATGGACGAGGTTTAATGGCAGCACTAAGTCTTGGTGCTGAAGGAATCGAAATGGGTACACGATTTATCGCAACCAAGGAATGTGTACATGCACACCAAGTCTATAAGCAAGCACTAGTAGAATGTGATGAAAATGATACGGTCGTCATCAAAAAATCAATAGGTGCTCCAGCAAGGGCGATTGCGAATAAATGGACAGATCAAATTCTTGAAATAGAAAAAGATTCAGGTGGATATGAGGATCTTAAGAATTATATTAGTGGTGTTGCTAACAAAAGATATATTTATGATGGTAAAATAGATGAAGGTTTTGCATGGGCGGGTCAAGTAATAGGACTTATCTCAGACGTACCATCTGTAAATGACCTAATAGCAAAAATGATCATAGAAGCTGAAGCTATTCGTAGAGAATGGAAATAA